One Halovivax ruber XH-70 genomic region harbors:
- a CDS encoding DEAD/DEAH box helicase, with the protein MTDGDAAAFTHLGPTVREALSDRGFSTPTAPQRLAIPPLADGENTLVIAPTGSGKTETAMLPVFDDIVSARREARRTGELGGDDGDSGTSSDEETDGFRALYVTPLRALNRDMLDRLEWWGDELDVSVDVRHGDTTQYQRSKQAENPPDVLITTPETIQAMLTGERLRDALADLSHIVVDEVHELAASKRGAQLSIAMERLVELAGPVQRIGLSATVGDPAAVGQFLTGGRPCEIREIDVGSNVDVTVREPTVTDEDRDLAGKLMTEVTTASHVRLIRDIVAENESTLVFVNTRQTAEALGSRFRELDLPIGVHHGSLSKSARIEVEDDFKAGELDALLCTSSMELGIDVGRVDHVVQYQSPRQVARLLQRIGRAGHRMDEVSSGTIVTTRADDTFEAIAIARRARQGQVEDAGIHEGSLDVVANQVPAIVHSAGDTFVDDAYEIVSRAYPFRDLTEETFRDVLSELHRNRIVWFDEAEDRIETSGSTWQYVYANLSMIPDEETYEVHDIASGGQIGTLDERFVVNFASPGEIFIQRGEMWRIAEVDDDEGVVKVSPIEDPAGEVPSWIGQEIPVPYDVAQEVGEIRTVAEPQFAGGADEDAVARELETRYPSDRETLSSALSQLERQIDAEHAMPTTDRIVLERQGRDVVVNACLGHKTNETLGRVLSALLGQKSGSSIGLETDPYRIELEVPTSIATSDVVAILEETDPGHVETIVELGLKNSDALAFRLAQVSGKFGALKRWDGSARLSNDRLLAALEDTPMYAEAVREVFHEDLDPDAAAGVLESIQSDVITVETVRGRTSIGTGGHSSGKELLAPDNADASIIQTVRDRIRDDRVILLCTHCTEWLSRTKVRRVPEQPECPECGSTRIASLNPWADEVVDAVRAEEKSDEQREQTERAFHAASLVQSHGKQAVIAMAARGVGPHNAARIINKLREDEDEFYRDILRQERQYARTQSFWD; encoded by the coding sequence ATGACTGACGGGGACGCGGCGGCGTTTACCCACCTGGGTCCGACCGTCCGCGAGGCCCTCTCCGATCGCGGCTTCTCGACGCCCACCGCGCCACAGCGACTGGCGATTCCACCGCTCGCCGACGGGGAAAACACGCTGGTGATCGCCCCGACCGGGAGCGGAAAGACCGAGACGGCGATGTTACCCGTCTTCGACGACATCGTCTCGGCGCGACGCGAAGCCCGACGAACTGGGGAACTGGGGGGTGACGACGGCGATTCCGGAACGTCGAGCGACGAGGAGACCGACGGCTTTCGCGCGCTATACGTGACGCCCCTTCGGGCACTCAACCGGGACATGCTCGACCGACTGGAGTGGTGGGGCGACGAACTCGACGTGTCCGTCGACGTCCGCCACGGCGATACCACACAGTACCAGCGGAGCAAGCAGGCCGAGAATCCCCCGGACGTCTTGATAACGACGCCCGAGACCATCCAGGCGATGCTCACCGGCGAGCGGCTGCGCGACGCGCTGGCCGATCTCTCGCACATCGTGGTCGACGAAGTGCACGAACTCGCGGCGTCGAAACGAGGCGCGCAGCTCTCGATCGCGATGGAGCGGCTGGTCGAACTAGCTGGCCCCGTCCAGCGAATCGGTCTCTCCGCGACGGTGGGAGATCCGGCGGCGGTTGGGCAGTTCCTCACCGGCGGACGACCCTGCGAGATTCGGGAGATCGACGTCGGAAGTAATGTCGACGTCACCGTTCGCGAACCGACCGTCACCGACGAGGATCGCGACCTCGCGGGGAAACTGATGACGGAGGTAACCACGGCGAGTCACGTCCGGCTCATCCGCGACATCGTCGCCGAGAACGAATCGACGCTCGTCTTCGTCAACACGCGCCAGACTGCGGAGGCCCTCGGCTCGCGGTTTCGCGAACTCGACCTCCCCATCGGCGTTCACCACGGTTCGCTGTCGAAGTCCGCCCGAATCGAGGTGGAAGACGACTTCAAGGCGGGCGAACTGGACGCGCTTTTGTGTACCTCCTCGATGGAACTCGGCATCGACGTGGGTCGCGTCGATCACGTCGTTCAGTACCAGAGTCCACGGCAGGTCGCCCGACTCCTCCAGCGCATCGGCCGGGCGGGCCACCGCATGGACGAGGTCTCCTCGGGGACGATCGTCACGACGCGGGCCGACGATACGTTCGAGGCGATCGCCATCGCCCGGCGAGCCCGTCAGGGGCAAGTCGAGGACGCCGGCATCCACGAGGGGAGTCTGGACGTCGTCGCGAACCAGGTCCCCGCGATCGTCCACAGCGCCGGCGATACGTTCGTCGACGACGCCTACGAGATCGTCTCCCGAGCGTACCCCTTCCGTGACCTGACCGAGGAGACGTTCCGCGATGTACTCTCGGAGCTTCACCGGAATCGGATCGTCTGGTTCGACGAAGCCGAGGATCGAATCGAGACCAGCGGCAGTACCTGGCAGTACGTCTACGCCAACCTCTCGATGATCCCGGACGAGGAGACCTACGAAGTTCACGACATCGCCTCCGGCGGCCAGATCGGGACGCTCGACGAACGGTTCGTCGTCAACTTCGCATCGCCGGGCGAAATCTTCATCCAGCGCGGCGAGATGTGGCGCATCGCCGAGGTGGACGACGACGAGGGTGTCGTGAAGGTGAGCCCCATCGAGGACCCCGCGGGTGAGGTACCCTCCTGGATCGGTCAGGAGATCCCAGTCCCCTACGACGTTGCCCAGGAGGTCGGTGAGATTCGGACCGTCGCCGAACCGCAATTCGCAGGCGGTGCGGACGAGGACGCGGTCGCTCGCGAACTCGAGACGCGATACCCGAGCGATCGGGAGACGCTTTCGTCGGCCCTTTCACAGCTCGAACGACAGATCGACGCCGAACATGCGATGCCGACGACGGATCGGATCGTGCTCGAACGACAGGGCCGAGACGTCGTCGTCAACGCCTGTCTCGGGCACAAGACCAACGAGACGCTCGGGCGCGTCCTCTCTGCCCTCCTCGGTCAGAAGTCCGGGTCGTCGATCGGGCTCGAGACCGACCCGTACCGGATCGAACTCGAAGTGCCGACGAGCATCGCGACCAGTGACGTCGTGGCGATTCTCGAGGAGACCGATCCCGGCCACGTCGAGACGATCGTCGAACTCGGGCTCAAAAACTCCGACGCGCTCGCCTTCCGCCTCGCGCAGGTCTCCGGCAAGTTCGGCGCGCTCAAGCGCTGGGACGGCTCGGCCAGACTGTCCAACGATCGGTTGTTGGCCGCACTCGAAGACACGCCCATGTACGCGGAGGCAGTCCGCGAAGTGTTCCACGAGGATCTCGATCCGGACGCGGCCGCAGGCGTCCTCGAATCGATTCAATCGGACGTGATTACTGTCGAGACCGTCCGTGGGCGGACGTCGATCGGTACCGGCGGCCACTCCTCCGGCAAGGAGTTGCTCGCCCCCGACAACGCAGACGCGAGTATTATTCAAACCGTGAGAGATCGGATCCGTGACGACCGCGTGATTCTATTGTGTACCCACTGCACCGAGTGGCTCTCGCGAACGAAGGTTCGCCGCGTCCCCGAGCAACCGGAGTGTCCGGAGTGTGGATCCACTCGCATCGCCTCGCTCAACCCGTGGGCCGACGAGGTGGTCGACGCGGTTCGGGCCGAAGAGAAATCCGACGAACAGCGCGAGCAGACCGAACGCGCGTTCCACGCGGCGAGTCTCGTGCAGAGCCACGGCAAACAGGCCGTGATCGCCATGGCCGCCCGCGGCGTCGGGCCGCACAACGCCGCCCGAATCATCAACAAGCTTCGCGAGGACGAAGACGAGTTCTACCGCGACATTCTCAGACAGGAACGGCAGTACGCACGTACCCAGTCGTTCTGGGATTAG
- a CDS encoding protein sorting system archaetidylserine decarboxylase, with protein sequence MNVAPGAWRYAAGPLLAAPFGFFVHPLAGLGLLALGGFVLWFFRDPERSPPPSGVVAPAHGKVSVLREEGETVRLGIFMNVWDVHVIRSPVDGQVTDVEHTPGAHRPAFSKDSDRNERVHVRVTADVDDRAPPIQEVTLIAGAFARRITPYTEASDTVSRGERIGHIAFGSRVDVMFAPSVSLDEVQVSPGDKTTAGETIILDEAKPDSHDV encoded by the coding sequence ATGAACGTCGCACCGGGGGCGTGGCGCTACGCGGCCGGACCGCTACTCGCCGCCCCGTTCGGCTTCTTCGTCCACCCCCTCGCCGGACTCGGCCTGCTCGCCCTGGGCGGGTTCGTGCTCTGGTTCTTCCGCGATCCGGAGCGCTCACCGCCGCCGTCAGGTGTCGTCGCGCCGGCGCACGGGAAGGTCTCTGTGCTCAGAGAGGAAGGCGAGACCGTCCGGCTCGGTATCTTCATGAACGTCTGGGACGTCCACGTCATCCGCTCACCCGTCGACGGACAGGTGACGGACGTAGAGCACACACCTGGTGCCCACCGCCCGGCGTTCTCGAAGGACTCGGACCGCAACGAGCGTGTGCACGTGCGGGTCACCGCCGATGTCGACGACCGCGCTCCGCCCATCCAGGAGGTGACCTTGATCGCCGGTGCCTTCGCCAGGCGAATCACGCCGTACACCGAGGCAAGCGACACGGTCTCTCGGGGCGAACGTATCGGCCACATCGCCTTCGGCAGTCGGGTGGACGTCATGTTCGCCCCGTCGGTATCGCTCGACGAGGTGCAGGTGTCGCCCGGAGACAAAACCACAGCCGGAGAGACGATTATCCTCGACGAAGCAAAACCCGACAGCCACGACGTGTAG